The following coding sequences lie in one Synechococcus sp. PCC 7336 genomic window:
- a CDS encoding PQQ-dependent sugar dehydrogenase, which produces MQIRVRLKFLAALFPITLLLGTPALFGTLAFLGTLAGASNANPVISDTHVPTARGIRAVTVVRGLQHPWSMTWLPDGSILISERPGRLRIVRDGQLDPAPIAGLPPVFARGQGGLLEVSAHPQFEQNRFLYFTYAQGTSRSNRTRLARARFDGKTLSDWQVLFQASPAKPGTQHFGSRLAWLPDGTLLMSIGDGGNPPLQLNGRLIRERAQDLDSRLGKIVRLNDDGSIPADNPFVASPAADPAVWSYGHRNIQGLALDPANGRVWASEHGALGGDELNLAAGGQNFGWPLVSHSREYATGALVSQQQSRPGMADPKLVWLRAIAPSGLAVYRGDRVPEWQGDLFAGGLVAQEVRQIELDAAGNVVQQQSIPIPQRVRDVRQGPDGLLYVLTDAAAGQLLRLEPVAR; this is translated from the coding sequence ATGCAGATTCGAGTCCGATTGAAGTTCCTTGCGGCCTTATTCCCCATTACCCTTTTGCTCGGAACTCCCGCGTTGTTCGGAACTCTCGCATTTCTCGGAACTCTCGCTGGAGCCAGCAATGCTAACCCGGTTATCTCCGACACCCATGTACCCACTGCTCGCGGCATCAGGGCGGTGACGGTTGTCAGGGGATTGCAGCATCCCTGGAGCATGACCTGGCTGCCCGATGGTTCCATCCTCATTTCCGAACGCCCGGGGCGGCTGCGCATCGTGCGAGACGGCCAACTCGATCCCGCCCCCATTGCCGGACTGCCGCCAGTCTTCGCGAGGGGTCAAGGGGGCCTGTTGGAGGTGTCGGCTCACCCACAGTTCGAGCAGAATCGCTTCCTGTATTTCACCTACGCCCAAGGCACGAGTCGATCCAATCGAACGCGACTGGCCCGGGCCAGATTTGATGGCAAAACCCTGAGCGATTGGCAGGTGCTCTTCCAAGCCTCTCCAGCTAAACCCGGTACCCAGCACTTCGGTTCCCGGCTCGCCTGGTTGCCGGATGGAACTTTGCTGATGTCGATCGGGGATGGCGGCAATCCTCCCCTGCAACTGAATGGCCGTCTCATCCGCGAGCGAGCTCAAGATCTCGACAGTCGCCTGGGCAAGATTGTGCGACTCAACGACGATGGCTCGATTCCAGCGGACAATCCCTTTGTCGCCTCTCCCGCCGCCGACCCAGCGGTGTGGAGTTACGGCCATCGCAACATTCAGGGCTTGGCTTTAGATCCCGCCAACGGCAGGGTCTGGGCTTCCGAGCACGGTGCTCTGGGCGGCGACGAACTCAACCTAGCTGCAGGGGGCCAGAATTTCGGTTGGCCCTTGGTGTCCCACAGTCGCGAGTATGCTACGGGTGCCCTCGTCTCCCAGCAGCAATCCCGTCCGGGCATGGCCGATCCCAAATTGGTCTGGCTGAGGGCGATCGCCCCCTCCGGTCTGGCGGTTTACAGAGGCGATCGCGTACCCGAGTGGCAAGGGGATTTGTTTGCGGGCGGACTGGTGGCGCAAGAGGTGCGCCAGATCGAATTGGACGCGGCCGGTAATGTCGTGCAGCAGCAGTCAATTCCCATCCCTCAGCGGGTGCGGGACGTGCGCCAGGGACCAGATGGTTTGCTGTACGTGCTGACGGATGCAGCGGCAGGCCAATTGCTGCGGCTGGAACCTGTCGCGCGGTAG
- a CDS encoding VgrG-related protein, producing MPTTYIAEPQLYIDGSPAPENLMEDILQLSVEESLHLPSMFTLAIRNDAAPGTGSEDAIWEHASKFEIGSTIKIGFVSSTTEDEDFSEAETGTVFEGEVTAIETHLTSSAQAPIIVRGYDTSHRLHRGRHNQSFQDITDSDLVKKLAADVGISLGTVDSTSTVHEYVFQENQTHMEFLRERAALNGFELFVQDNKLNFRKPKQDGQIELEWLVELNNFRVRVSSAEQVQQVEVRGWDFERKEAIVSTKNSASVKTSNEFGQGSAVSSAFNGKPSQPSMVVVDRPVFSSKEADTIAQALLDELAGEFIQADAIAEGNPEIRPGQVVKIAKIGKYSGSYYVTETLHLYRDRIYSTEFSVRGLRNRDLVSALSPPQRLQPGQTLLIGKVTNNVDPKKWGRVRVKYPTLTEEHESHWARVVAIGAGANRGFDCLPEVDDEVLLGFEHGDIHRPFVLGGVWNGKDAPSESVDNSVANNKVRLRTFKTRVGHVLQFVDDDKDSKKGVYLDTADGHFLHLNDSDKIIELKTKGGHTVKMDDQSKSIDIQSTGGNLVKLDDAGKKIQIKTSSNSIELADSGGKITIKAAAQMELSAGTKLDLKVGGSTISLTPASIQVSASGVVSVSGATIKLG from the coding sequence ATGCCCACCACCTATATTGCCGAACCGCAGCTATACATTGACGGTTCTCCCGCCCCCGAGAACCTGATGGAAGACATCCTGCAGCTCTCGGTGGAAGAGAGTTTGCACCTGCCCAGCATGTTTACACTGGCAATCCGCAACGATGCCGCCCCAGGCACTGGCTCAGAAGATGCCATTTGGGAGCATGCCTCTAAATTCGAGATTGGCAGCACCATCAAAATTGGCTTCGTCTCCAGCACCACAGAAGACGAGGACTTTTCTGAAGCCGAGACAGGCACCGTGTTTGAAGGGGAGGTGACTGCGATTGAAACCCATCTCACCAGTAGCGCCCAAGCCCCCATTATCGTGCGCGGCTACGATACCTCCCACCGCCTCCATCGCGGTCGCCACAACCAGTCCTTCCAAGACATCACCGACAGCGACCTGGTCAAAAAACTGGCGGCAGATGTCGGTATTTCACTGGGGACCGTCGATAGCACCAGCACCGTACACGAATACGTCTTTCAAGAAAACCAAACCCACATGGAGTTTTTGCGGGAGCGGGCTGCCCTGAATGGCTTCGAACTATTCGTGCAGGATAATAAGCTAAACTTTCGCAAACCCAAACAGGATGGCCAGATTGAATTGGAATGGTTGGTCGAACTGAACAATTTTCGAGTACGGGTGTCGAGTGCCGAACAGGTGCAGCAGGTGGAGGTGCGGGGCTGGGATTTCGAGCGCAAAGAGGCGATCGTCTCCACCAAGAATTCGGCATCGGTGAAAACAAGCAATGAGTTTGGCCAGGGGAGTGCCGTCAGCTCGGCATTTAATGGCAAGCCCAGCCAACCGAGCATGGTGGTGGTGGATCGACCCGTGTTTAGCAGTAAAGAAGCCGATACGATCGCCCAAGCCCTGCTGGACGAACTGGCAGGGGAATTTATTCAAGCAGATGCGATCGCCGAGGGCAACCCCGAGATTCGCCCCGGTCAGGTGGTCAAGATCGCCAAGATTGGCAAGTATAGCGGCAGCTATTACGTGACCGAAACCCTTCATCTCTATCGCGATCGCATTTACAGCACCGAATTTAGCGTGCGCGGCCTGCGCAACCGCGATCTCGTCTCCGCGCTCTCTCCCCCCCAGCGCCTGCAACCGGGACAGACTCTGCTAATTGGCAAAGTGACCAATAATGTAGACCCCAAAAAGTGGGGTCGGGTGCGGGTGAAATATCCGACGCTGACTGAGGAGCACGAAAGTCATTGGGCGCGGGTGGTGGCGATCGGGGCGGGGGCCAATCGCGGCTTCGATTGTCTGCCGGAGGTGGATGACGAGGTGTTATTGGGGTTCGAGCACGGCGATATTCATCGTCCGTTTGTCTTGGGAGGAGTTTGGAATGGTAAAGATGCCCCCTCCGAGAGTGTGGACAATTCGGTGGCCAATAACAAAGTTCGGTTGCGGACGTTTAAAACTCGCGTCGGTCACGTGCTGCAATTTGTGGATGACGATAAGGACAGCAAAAAAGGTGTTTATCTCGATACGGCAGATGGCCACTTCCTGCACCTCAACGATTCTGACAAAATCATCGAGCTGAAAACCAAGGGCGGCCATACCGTTAAAATGGACGACCAGTCTAAAAGCATCGACATTCAATCAACGGGGGGAAATCTCGTTAAATTGGACGATGCTGGCAAGAAAATTCAGATTAAAACCAGTAGTAATTCCATCGAGTTGGCGGATTCTGGGGGGAAAATCACCATCAAAGCTGCAGCCCAAATGGAACTCTCGGCAGGCACAAAACTCGATCTAAAAGTGGGGGGCAGTACGATTTCTCTCACCCCTGCCAGTATTCAAGTCTCGGCCTCGGGGGTGGTTTCTGTGTCGGGGGCCACGATTAAATTGGGCTAG
- a CDS encoding SDR family NAD(P)-dependent oxidoreductase produces MKLDFSNQTVLVTGASRGIGAQIAADFSDCGAKLIVTATDESSEAKIRSRLGESTQFLAVDFSISESINHFLASIRKIDRIDACVNNAGLSRHRPLEAATEEEWDLTNSVNLKAPFLLTQAVAESMKRNLYGRIVNIASIWSQITIPDRGVYTATKFGLHGLTISSAAELSQYNILTNTVSPGFTLTDMLKGNYSKEALQAIADKIPMKRLAEPEEISKVVLFLSSQLNSYVTGQNILVDGGYSVL; encoded by the coding sequence ATGAAACTAGACTTCTCGAACCAGACAGTATTGGTTACCGGAGCATCTCGGGGTATTGGAGCGCAAATCGCAGCAGACTTCTCAGACTGCGGGGCAAAACTGATTGTTACAGCGACAGATGAGTCTTCGGAAGCAAAAATCCGATCTCGATTGGGAGAATCGACTCAATTCCTGGCCGTCGATTTCAGCATATCTGAAAGTATCAACCACTTTCTGGCAAGCATTAGGAAGATAGACAGAATTGATGCTTGTGTCAACAATGCTGGATTGTCGCGCCATCGTCCGCTTGAAGCAGCGACTGAGGAGGAGTGGGATCTGACAAACTCTGTGAATCTCAAAGCGCCATTTCTTTTGACTCAAGCAGTCGCCGAGTCGATGAAACGCAATCTGTATGGTCGAATCGTCAATATCGCCTCCATCTGGAGCCAGATCACCATCCCCGATCGCGGTGTTTATACTGCAACCAAATTTGGACTACACGGACTCACCATCAGTTCTGCAGCTGAATTGTCTCAGTACAATATTTTGACAAATACAGTTTCTCCAGGTTTTACACTTACAGACATGTTGAAAGGCAACTATTCCAAAGAAGCTCTGCAGGCGATCGCAGACAAAATACCGATGAAGCGTCTTGCAGAACCCGAAGAAATCTCAAAGGTCGTACTATTCCTCTCCAGCCAGCTCAATTCTTACGTCACCGGACAAAATATTCTCGTGGATGGAGGTTATTCAGTTCTGTAA
- a CDS encoding Gfo/Idh/MocA family protein, whose translation MPDTDTLRIVLIGFGAAGQRFAKVLKYIADRDRSDIKVVGVCDRRPEALAGSASMGWPCYDNLDTAIAAARPNVAIVTVNEAEHHNVLARLGTFETIERVLCEKPLTQTLSEAESLSEVFQHRHLSVNLVERYSPIIDRFFEWRREHPGLKPTRVQFFWGKHRALDSRPTIGVLSEMIHPLDLVDYIFGFPRWQVKQCFAHVSNFAVGDRCLYDSIHGILATEDYIVSAHTSFIWHERRREIIAFLQDENSEIFQVIFRFDCPLWDCDTITVYSINPLDGSRKGVLNYQTDNSDFPQPLYQVHKVYQFLLDGLGKQDPSLSRKQRVDYTQAVKLQQLLEDIDNFLKHTESTVAETIFGTPTVSRKS comes from the coding sequence ATGCCAGATACGGACACTCTACGGATTGTTTTGATTGGTTTTGGTGCAGCAGGGCAACGTTTTGCTAAAGTCTTAAAATATATTGCAGATCGCGATCGCAGCGATATTAAAGTTGTGGGAGTGTGCGATCGCAGACCCGAAGCACTGGCTGGATCTGCGAGTATGGGGTGGCCCTGTTATGACAATCTGGACACTGCGATCGCAGCAGCCCGTCCAAATGTGGCAATTGTGACGGTAAATGAAGCAGAACATCACAATGTGCTGGCTCGTTTGGGAACATTCGAGACGATCGAGCGCGTCCTTTGCGAGAAGCCACTCACTCAAACTCTGTCTGAGGCAGAATCCTTATCAGAAGTATTTCAACACAGGCACTTATCGGTCAATTTGGTCGAGCGCTACAGTCCTATTATCGATCGCTTTTTTGAATGGCGGCGCGAGCATCCAGGATTAAAACCCACACGAGTTCAATTTTTTTGGGGCAAACATCGCGCACTAGACTCAAGACCCACCATCGGCGTTCTGAGTGAGATGATTCATCCTCTAGATCTGGTAGATTATATTTTCGGCTTTCCTCGCTGGCAAGTTAAACAATGTTTCGCTCATGTGAGCAACTTTGCGGTTGGAGATAGATGTCTTTATGACAGCATTCATGGAATTTTGGCAACGGAAGACTATATAGTTTCTGCCCATACATCATTTATTTGGCACGAACGTCGGCGAGAGATTATTGCATTTCTCCAAGATGAAAACTCAGAGATATTTCAAGTCATCTTTAGGTTCGATTGCCCGCTATGGGATTGTGACACTATCACCGTCTATTCTATTAATCCTCTAGATGGCAGCCGAAAAGGTGTGTTAAATTATCAAACTGACAACAGTGATTTCCCTCAACCTTTATATCAAGTCCATAAAGTCTATCAATTCCTTTTAGACGGCTTGGGCAAGCAAGATCCGTCACTCTCGCGAAAGCAAAGGGTAGACTATACGCAAGCTGTGAAGTTGCAACAGTTGCTTGAAGATATAGATAATTTTCTCAAGCATACAGAATCTACTGTGGCAGAAACTATTTTTGGTACGCCGACTGTATCTCGCAAGAGCTAA
- a CDS encoding M20 family metallopeptidase, protein MSDFQDLISSWCLQEQERIIAALCDYIGINTISPNEYAALPFLTRYLEPLGFQFERRAIPEAFWTHPERCPAPLSKFGDRQYILRATRPGTIGKKRLAINCHLDVVPLTSGFEEGFKARWKGDSIIGRGACDTKGNLMMFAEAIRFLDTQAIAIPDDLILDLVVEEEIGGNGGLASVLSGLDANAVLALEPTGFEVFRGHRGCITFEINLFGQSTHMGAAETGLNAIDLAFMVIQRLRAMEGELIQAARQHEAFARWSRPIQINVGQIKGGEWHGSVPEHCQLLGNLGFLPHYGLEGAKKMLDGLLAETVGAQEGARYELTFPGLHNEGCLTAADDPFIHTFIEAARCAGLEIGRVDAWHVSCDCRHYSRTLGLPTLIFGCGQLERAHSNNEQLMLADLYRGIGIICEFLKRGL, encoded by the coding sequence ATGAGTGACTTCCAAGATCTGATTTCCTCCTGGTGTTTGCAGGAGCAAGAGCGGATAATTGCTGCTTTGTGTGACTATATCGGCATCAATACAATCTCGCCGAATGAATATGCTGCGCTCCCTTTCCTGACTCGGTATCTCGAACCTCTCGGTTTCCAGTTCGAACGTCGAGCCATTCCTGAGGCATTCTGGACTCATCCCGAACGTTGCCCCGCCCCCCTCTCAAAATTTGGCGATCGCCAATATATCCTACGCGCGACTAGACCGGGCACCATTGGTAAAAAGCGTCTGGCCATCAACTGTCACCTAGATGTCGTTCCGCTAACTTCTGGCTTTGAAGAGGGCTTTAAGGCGCGATGGAAAGGCGATTCAATTATTGGCCGAGGTGCTTGCGATACTAAGGGAAATCTGATGATGTTTGCGGAAGCCATCCGCTTTCTCGATACGCAAGCGATCGCTATCCCAGACGATCTGATTCTCGATTTGGTTGTCGAAGAGGAAATCGGCGGCAATGGCGGACTGGCTTCTGTTCTGAGTGGCCTGGATGCAAATGCAGTGTTGGCGCTAGAACCCACAGGATTCGAAGTCTTTCGAGGGCATCGAGGTTGTATCACCTTTGAAATCAACTTGTTCGGACAGTCCACCCATATGGGGGCAGCAGAAACTGGATTGAATGCGATCGATCTAGCCTTTATGGTGATTCAAAGATTGCGAGCAATGGAGGGAGAACTCATTCAAGCAGCTCGACAGCACGAGGCTTTTGCCCGTTGGAGTAGACCTATCCAAATCAATGTTGGTCAGATAAAAGGGGGAGAGTGGCACGGTTCCGTACCAGAACACTGTCAACTGCTGGGCAATCTCGGATTCCTGCCCCATTACGGCTTGGAAGGAGCAAAAAAAATGTTGGATGGGCTTTTAGCTGAAACGGTGGGTGCGCAGGAGGGAGCTCGCTACGAGCTGACCTTCCCCGGCTTGCACAATGAAGGCTGTTTGACTGCAGCTGATGACCCTTTTATTCATACTTTTATTGAGGCAGCTCGTTGTGCTGGCTTGGAAATTGGGCGAGTCGATGCTTGGCATGTGAGTTGCGATTGCCGTCATTACAGCCGAACGCTGGGCCTGCCTACCTTAATTTTTGGCTGCGGACAGCTAGAACGCGCCCATAGCAATAACGAGCAATTGATGCTCGCAGATCTCTATCGAGGCATTGGCATTATTTGCGAATTTCTCAAGCGAGGATTGTAG